ATCGACCGTTGATCCAAAGGATGAGCGTCAGCAAATTCAGGAATTTAGTGCCAAAGCAGGCATAGAATGCAGGTACATTAAGGTAATAGTCAAGGCTTATGGTATTTTTGGAGACTGGCACGATGGCTCAGGAGAGCTGGCACATTCTTTCTTTGATGAAATTGCGATAAATTAATCGAGTCAAAATCCTATATTTGCGCCACTGATGAAGCACATACGTAATTTTTGCATAATTGCACATATTGACCACGGTAAGAGCACCCTGGCTGACCGTTTATTGGAATATACTAAAACCATCACCCAACGTGAGTCTCAGGCTCAGTTGCTGGATAATATGGATTTGGAACGTGAACGTGGGATCACGATAAAAAGCCACGCCATTCAAATGAATTATGCAGTGGACGGACAGGAATATGTATTAAACCTGATCGATACTCCCGGACACGTAGATTTTTCCTATGAAGTTTCCCGCTCTATAGCTGCCTGTGAAGGTGCCCTATTGATTGTTGATGCTTCACAAGGTATCCAGGCACAAACCATTTCGAACCTTTACCTTGCGTTAGAGCACGATCTGGAGATTATCCCTATCCTAAACAAGATGGATTTACCTGGTGCAATGCCTGAGGAAGTTAAAGATCAGATCATAGACCTGATTGGCTGTAAACGCGAAGAAATCATTCCTGCTTCCGGAAAAACCGGATTGGGGGTAATGGATATCCTTCAGGCAATTATTGACCGTGTTCCTGCTCCGGTAGGTAACCCGGAAGCGCCATTACAGGCTTTAATTTTTGACTCTGTATTTAACTCTTTCAGAGGAATCATTGCTTACTTTAAAGTAGTAAACGGTGAGATTAAAAAAGGCGATAAAGTAAAGTTCATCAATACCGGCAAAGAGTATCTTGCTGACGAAGTGGGTGTACTTAAGTTGAACATGTTACCTAAGGACGGTGTAAAAACCGGAGACGTAGGTTATATCATATCTGGTATTAAAGAAGCGCGGGAGGTAAAGGTTGGGGATACGATCACTAACGTTGCCAGACCTTCATTAGATGCTATTCAGGGATTTGAAGAGGTAAAACCAATGGTATTTGCGGGAATCTATCCGGTAGATACAGATGAGTTTGAAGAACTTCGTGAGGCGATGCACAAATTACAGCTGAACGATGCCTCTATTGTATTTGAACCGGAGAGTTCTGCAGCTTTAGGCTTCGGATTCCGTTGCGGATTCCTTGGAATGCTGCATATGGAGATTATTCAGGAGCGTCTGGAGCGCGAATTTGACATGACAGTAATTACTACTGTTCCCAACGTCTCTTACATTGCCCATACGACCAAAGGAGAAGAAATTATTGTAAACAACCCTTCAGATCTTCCTGATCCAAGTAAGATGGAATTTGTGGAAGAACCTTTCATCAAGGCAAACATCATTACCAAATCTGAATTCGTTGGACCG
This region of Pedobacter steynii genomic DNA includes:
- the lepA gene encoding translation elongation factor 4 — its product is MKHIRNFCIIAHIDHGKSTLADRLLEYTKTITQRESQAQLLDNMDLERERGITIKSHAIQMNYAVDGQEYVLNLIDTPGHVDFSYEVSRSIAACEGALLIVDASQGIQAQTISNLYLALEHDLEIIPILNKMDLPGAMPEEVKDQIIDLIGCKREEIIPASGKTGLGVMDILQAIIDRVPAPVGNPEAPLQALIFDSVFNSFRGIIAYFKVVNGEIKKGDKVKFINTGKEYLADEVGVLKLNMLPKDGVKTGDVGYIISGIKEAREVKVGDTITNVARPSLDAIQGFEEVKPMVFAGIYPVDTDEFEELREAMHKLQLNDASIVFEPESSAALGFGFRCGFLGMLHMEIIQERLEREFDMTVITTVPNVSYIAHTTKGEEIIVNNPSDLPDPSKMEFVEEPFIKANIITKSEFVGPVMSLCIQKRGTIINQSYLTSDRVELVFEMPMGEIVFDFYDKLKTISKGYASFDYHQIGYRQSDLVRLDILLNGEHVDALSSLIHRANSYDFGKRICEKLRELIPRQQFEIAIQASIGAKIIARENVRALRKDVTAKCYGGDISRKRKLLEKQKKGKKRMRQVGNVEIPQTAFMAVLKLD